Proteins encoded together in one Epinephelus lanceolatus isolate andai-2023 chromosome 4, ASM4190304v1, whole genome shotgun sequence window:
- the kctd14 gene encoding BTB/POZ domain-containing protein KCTD14 isoform X2, producing the protein MSLPDYKSSEKQSSAAITHSPVVQLNVGGHLFTTSLSTLRKHPESKLAELFSKHPTLGTDAQGRYFIDRNGSNFGAILEFLRSDWLPTENIQEVHREAVYYNIKPLIKHLEETPQLFGELVGRQQFLSRVPHYKENIEVLIRIARAEAIAARHSTIMICVLRTEEDLGFYDNAISSLEADKESVVTFGPWKAILSVQDLLDCVKMDIESQGYRVEIQPHIVEKSFLSRSYDYFHKLIFTWW; encoded by the exons ATGAGTCTGCCGGACTACAAATCATCTGAAAAACAGTCTTCAGCCGCCATCACA CACTCTCCTGTTGTGCAGTTGAATGTTGGGGGTCATCTGTTCACCACTTCTCTGAGCACGCTCAGGAAACACCCTGAGTCCAAGCTAGCTGAGCTGTTCAGCAAACATCCCACACTAGGCACAGATGCACAGGGACGCTACTTCATCGACCGCAATGGCTCCAACTTTGGAGCCATCCTAGAGTTCCTGAGATCAGACTGGCTGCCCACAGAGAACATCCAGGAG GTTCACAGGGAGGCCGTGTACTACAACATCAAACCACTGATCAAACATTTGGAGGAAACTCCTCAGCTGTTTGGAGAGCTGGTGGGGAGGCAGCAGTTCCTCTCCAGAGTCCCTCACTACAAAGAAAACATTGAG GTGCTGATTCGTATTGCCAGAGCCGAGGCTATAGCCGCCCGCCACTCCACCATCATGATCTGCGTACTGCGGACAGAGGAGGATTTGGGTTTCTATGACAATGCCATCAGCAGCCTGGAGGCAGATAAGGAGTCAGTGGTGACGTTCGGACCGTGGAAGGCCATCCTGTCTGTCCAAGACCTGCTGGACTGTGTAAAGATGGACATCGAGAGTCAGGGCTACAGGGTGGAAATCCAGCCGCACATCGTAGAGAAGAGCTTCTTGTCCAGGAGCTATGACTACTTCCACAAACTCATATTCACCTGGTGGTGA
- the kctd14 gene encoding BTB/POZ domain-containing protein KCTD14 isoform X1, with amino-acid sequence MSLPDYKSSEKQSSAAITVRKPTFNHSPVVQLNVGGHLFTTSLSTLRKHPESKLAELFSKHPTLGTDAQGRYFIDRNGSNFGAILEFLRSDWLPTENIQEVHREAVYYNIKPLIKHLEETPQLFGELVGRQQFLSRVPHYKENIEVLIRIARAEAIAARHSTIMICVLRTEEDLGFYDNAISSLEADKESVVTFGPWKAILSVQDLLDCVKMDIESQGYRVEIQPHIVEKSFLSRSYDYFHKLIFTWW; translated from the exons ATGAGTCTGCCGGACTACAAATCATCTGAAAAACAGTCTTCAGCCGCCATCACAGTAAGAAAACCAACCTTTAAT CACTCTCCTGTTGTGCAGTTGAATGTTGGGGGTCATCTGTTCACCACTTCTCTGAGCACGCTCAGGAAACACCCTGAGTCCAAGCTAGCTGAGCTGTTCAGCAAACATCCCACACTAGGCACAGATGCACAGGGACGCTACTTCATCGACCGCAATGGCTCCAACTTTGGAGCCATCCTAGAGTTCCTGAGATCAGACTGGCTGCCCACAGAGAACATCCAGGAG GTTCACAGGGAGGCCGTGTACTACAACATCAAACCACTGATCAAACATTTGGAGGAAACTCCTCAGCTGTTTGGAGAGCTGGTGGGGAGGCAGCAGTTCCTCTCCAGAGTCCCTCACTACAAAGAAAACATTGAG GTGCTGATTCGTATTGCCAGAGCCGAGGCTATAGCCGCCCGCCACTCCACCATCATGATCTGCGTACTGCGGACAGAGGAGGATTTGGGTTTCTATGACAATGCCATCAGCAGCCTGGAGGCAGATAAGGAGTCAGTGGTGACGTTCGGACCGTGGAAGGCCATCCTGTCTGTCCAAGACCTGCTGGACTGTGTAAAGATGGACATCGAGAGTCAGGGCTACAGGGTGGAAATCCAGCCGCACATCGTAGAGAAGAGCTTCTTGTCCAGGAGCTATGACTACTTCCACAAACTCATATTCACCTGGTGGTGA
- the rps3 gene encoding small ribosomal subunit protein uS3, with translation MAVQISKKRKFVSDGIFKAELNEFLTRELAEDGYSGVEVRVTPTRTEIIILATRTQNVLGEKGRRIRELTAVVQKRFGFPEGSVELYAEKVATRGLCAIAQAESLRYKLLGGLAVRRACYGVLRFIMESGAKGCEVVVSGKLRGQRAKSMKFVDGLMIHSGDPVNYYVDTAVRHVLLRQGVLGIKVKIMLPWDPSGKIGPKKPLPDHVSIVEPKEENLPTTPMSEQKGAKPEVPVMPQGTPVPTA, from the exons ATGGCGGTGCAAATCTCCAAGAAGAGGAAG TTCGTCTCAGACGGTATCTTCAAGGCCGAGCTGAACGAGTTCCTGACTCGCGAACTTGCTGAGGATGGCTACTCAGGTGTGGAGGTCCGTGTGACCCCAACCAGGACTGAGATTATCATCCTGGCCACAAG GACCCAGAATGTTCTGGGAGAGAAGGGCCGTCGGATCAGAGAGCTGACCGCTGTGGTCCAGAAGAGGTTTGGCTTCCCCGAGGGCAGTGTGGAG CTGTATGCTGAGAAGGTCGCCACCCGTGGTCTGTGTGCCATCGCTCAGGCAGAATCTCTGCGCTACAAGCTGCTGGGAGGCCTGGCTGTGCGTAG GGCATGCTACGGTGTTCTGAGGTTCATCATGGAGAGTGGCGCTAAGGGTTGTGAGGTCGTTGTGTCCGGTAAGCTGAGGGGTCAGAGGGCCAAGTCCATGAAGTTTGTGGATGGCCTGATGATCCACAGCGGAGACCCCGTCAACTACTACGTCGACACAGCAGTCCGCCACGTCCTGCTAAGGCAGG GTGTGCTCGGCATCAAGGTCAAGATCATGCTGCCCTGGGACCCTAGCGGTAAGATTGGTCCCAAGAAGCCCCTGCCTGACCACGTCAGCATTGTTGAGCCCAAGGAGGAGAACCTGCCAACCACACCCATGTCTGAGCAGAAGGGGGCCAAGCCCGAGGTGCCCGTCATGCCCCAGGGAACACCTGTACCCACCGCATAA